Proteins encoded together in one Longimicrobium sp. window:
- a CDS encoding glycosyltransferase family 2 protein, giving the protein MHHRSTAVRTPSSAGTPATEPLPAAPPRQARVQILLSTYNGAEFLPELLESLDAQSLQDFHLRVRDDGSTDGTLAILDEYARRRPATVERGAHLGVPESFFRALNDAEPGADFFAYCDQDDVWLPGKVARAVEYLSRADPAVPALYCSALTPVDVHLEPISKPRRTVRALDFRNALVENQVSGCTMMFNHAAWELLTRGTPRGALMHDHWAYLVVSAFGAIHFDPEPSLLYRQHPRNTVGMPRGLWSRVRAFQKRRGMSPLFVQAEEFRALYGGALDAVRLAALDRFLASRRTPVRRLRYALRPATYRHRLVDDVAHRLMVALGYF; this is encoded by the coding sequence ATGCATCACCGCTCCACCGCAGTCCGCACACCCTCGTCCGCCGGCACTCCCGCGACGGAGCCGCTCCCCGCCGCGCCGCCGCGGCAGGCGCGAGTGCAGATCCTCCTCTCCACCTACAACGGCGCGGAGTTCCTCCCCGAGCTGCTGGAGAGCCTGGACGCGCAGAGCCTGCAGGACTTCCACCTGCGCGTGCGCGACGACGGCTCCACCGACGGCACGCTGGCGATTCTGGACGAGTACGCCCGCCGCCGGCCCGCCACGGTGGAGCGCGGGGCGCACCTAGGGGTGCCGGAGAGCTTCTTTCGCGCGCTCAACGACGCCGAGCCCGGCGCCGACTTCTTTGCGTACTGCGACCAGGACGACGTGTGGCTGCCGGGCAAGGTGGCCAGGGCGGTCGAGTACCTGTCGCGCGCCGACCCGGCGGTCCCCGCGCTCTACTGCTCCGCGCTCACCCCGGTGGACGTCCACCTGGAGCCGATCAGCAAGCCGCGGAGGACCGTGCGGGCGCTGGATTTCCGCAACGCCCTGGTGGAGAACCAGGTCTCCGGGTGCACCATGATGTTCAACCACGCGGCGTGGGAGCTCCTCACGCGGGGCACGCCGCGGGGTGCGCTGATGCACGACCACTGGGCGTACCTGGTGGTCTCCGCCTTCGGCGCGATCCACTTCGACCCCGAGCCGAGCCTCCTCTACCGCCAGCACCCCCGCAACACGGTGGGAATGCCGCGCGGCCTTTGGTCGCGCGTCCGCGCCTTCCAGAAGCGCCGCGGGATGTCGCCGCTCTTTGTGCAGGCGGAGGAGTTCCGCGCCCTCTACGGCGGCGCGCTGGACGCGGTGCGCCTTGCCGCCCTGGACCGCTTCCTCGCCAGCCGCCGGACCCCGGTCCGCCGGCTCCGCTACGCCCTCCGCCCCGCCACCTACCGCCACCGCCTGGTGGACGACGTGGCGCACAGGCTGATGGTGGCGCTGGGGTACTTTTGA
- a CDS encoding sulfite oxidase, whose translation MGGEPRVVVRPSPLCAETPLDALAAEITPAGLHYVRSNFPFPDLHARTHRIRVDGAVGEPLDLGMDELARLPRRTVGVTLECAGNDRLTLAPLPAGELWGGGAVATAEWGGVSLADVLAHAGMAPGALEVLVEAADEGVAGGNQIRFARSLPLEKALHADTLLAWEMNGEALPPEHGAPLRLVVPGWYGMASVKWVSRISVLTEPFAGWFQRDRYVMDYGAGDPIVPVAQMAVKAVVTEPRGGEVLGTGPVTVAGWAWSGTGPVVRVQVAVDGGDAWEDARVHPASGGYLWQRWEYEWASRAPGRHTLRVRAHDAAGNVQPDAPRWNRLGYGANGARPVVVEAR comes from the coding sequence ATGGGCGGTGAGCCGCGCGTCGTCGTCCGGCCGTCGCCGCTCTGCGCCGAGACGCCCCTGGACGCGCTCGCCGCGGAGATCACCCCCGCGGGGCTGCACTACGTCCGCAGCAACTTCCCCTTTCCGGATCTGCACGCGCGCACCCACCGCATCCGCGTGGACGGCGCCGTGGGGGAGCCGCTCGATCTGGGGATGGACGAGCTGGCCCGCCTCCCCCGCCGTACGGTGGGCGTGACTCTCGAGTGCGCGGGGAACGACCGCCTGACCCTCGCGCCGCTCCCGGCGGGCGAGCTGTGGGGCGGCGGCGCGGTGGCGACGGCGGAGTGGGGCGGCGTCTCCCTTGCGGACGTCCTCGCCCATGCCGGCATGGCGCCCGGGGCCCTGGAGGTGCTGGTGGAGGCGGCCGACGAGGGAGTCGCGGGTGGCAACCAGATCCGCTTCGCCCGCTCGCTGCCGCTGGAGAAGGCGCTGCACGCGGACACGCTGCTGGCCTGGGAGATGAACGGCGAAGCCCTGCCGCCCGAGCACGGCGCGCCGTTGCGGCTGGTGGTTCCCGGCTGGTACGGGATGGCGAGCGTCAAGTGGGTGTCGCGCATCTCCGTGCTCACCGAGCCCTTTGCCGGCTGGTTCCAGCGCGACCGCTACGTGATGGACTACGGCGCAGGCGACCCCATCGTGCCGGTCGCGCAGATGGCGGTGAAAGCCGTCGTCACCGAGCCGCGGGGCGGGGAAGTGCTCGGCACGGGACCGGTGACGGTGGCCGGCTGGGCCTGGTCAGGCACGGGGCCGGTCGTCCGCGTGCAGGTGGCGGTGGACGGGGGCGACGCCTGGGAGGATGCGCGGGTGCACCCGGCCTCCGGCGGCTACCTGTGGCAGCGGTGGGAGTACGAGTGGGCGAGCCGCGCGCCGGGGCGCCACACGTTGCGCGTCCGCGCCCACGACGCGGCGGGGAACGTGCAGCCGGACGCCCCGCGCTGGAACCGCCTGGGTTACGGCGCGAACGGGGCACGCCCGGTCGTCGTCGAAGCGCGCTGA
- the cysC gene encoding adenylyl-sulfate kinase, with translation MNDTETELLRLTTAGSVDDGKSTLIGRLLLDTGSVPEDQLEAVERATRRRGGGGVDLSLLTDGLRAEREQGITIDVAYRYFATPRRKFIIADTPGHVQYTRNMVTGASTADLAVVLVDAGRGVLPQSRRHGFIASLLGIPHVVVAVNKMDTVDWDAGTFDAIVAEYRDFAQRLEIGSLSFVPVSALHGDNVAVPSDRAPWYDGPTLLHQLENAHVGAGRNRIDFRFPIQYVVRSGGRGLAGRVASGTISPGEEVSILPAGTRSRVRSVGTFDGPVAEAGAGDSVVVTLEDEVDAGRGDMLVRRMNHPTVATECDATICWMGDAPLDTAVPYLLRHTTRTVRARVTKLVYRIDVDTLHRERVDALGTNDIGRVEITTASPLCFDPYRINRETGSFVLIDPFTHATVGAGMIRAGVRSAEEERTEASPNVAWEGWNISRAERERRNGHRAAVVWLTGLPGAGKTTAARALERDLFGMGCSTMLLDGDQLRHGLTGDLGFSAEDRRENVRRVGEVASLFFQQGSIVLCSLVSPFRADRDRVRAMLPEGSFLEVHVECDLDECRRRDPKGLYARAERGEIPELTGVSSPYEAPESPELVLRTDRESAEASAARLLQLLRERGVLGETHGR, from the coding sequence ATGAACGATACTGAGACGGAGCTCCTGCGCCTGACCACGGCGGGGAGCGTGGACGACGGCAAGAGCACCCTAATCGGGCGGCTCCTGCTGGACACCGGGTCGGTGCCCGAAGACCAGCTCGAGGCCGTGGAGCGCGCCACCCGGCGGCGCGGCGGCGGCGGAGTGGACCTCTCGCTCCTCACCGACGGCCTGCGCGCCGAGCGGGAGCAGGGGATCACCATCGACGTCGCGTACCGCTACTTCGCCACGCCGCGCCGCAAGTTCATCATCGCGGACACCCCCGGCCACGTGCAGTACACCCGCAACATGGTCACCGGCGCCTCCACCGCGGACCTGGCGGTGGTGCTGGTGGACGCGGGGCGCGGGGTTCTGCCGCAGTCGCGGCGGCACGGCTTCATCGCGTCGCTGCTGGGCATCCCGCACGTGGTGGTGGCCGTCAACAAGATGGACACGGTGGACTGGGACGCGGGGACGTTCGACGCGATCGTGGCGGAGTACCGCGACTTCGCGCAGCGGCTGGAGATCGGGAGCCTCTCCTTCGTTCCGGTGTCCGCGCTGCACGGCGACAACGTGGCGGTGCCCAGCGATCGCGCCCCCTGGTACGACGGCCCCACCCTCCTCCACCAGCTGGAGAACGCGCACGTGGGCGCGGGGCGGAACCGGATCGACTTCCGCTTCCCCATCCAGTACGTGGTGCGCTCCGGCGGCCGCGGGCTGGCGGGGCGCGTGGCGTCCGGCACGATCTCGCCGGGCGAGGAGGTATCCATCCTCCCCGCCGGCACCCGTTCCCGCGTGCGCTCCGTGGGCACCTTTGACGGGCCCGTGGCCGAGGCCGGCGCGGGCGACTCCGTGGTGGTGACGCTGGAGGACGAGGTCGACGCCGGGCGCGGCGACATGCTGGTGCGGCGCATGAACCACCCCACCGTCGCCACCGAGTGCGACGCCACGATCTGCTGGATGGGCGACGCCCCGCTGGACACCGCCGTCCCCTACCTTCTGCGCCACACCACGCGCACCGTGCGCGCGCGCGTCACGAAGCTGGTCTACCGCATCGACGTGGACACGCTGCACCGCGAGCGGGTGGACGCGCTGGGGACCAACGACATCGGGCGGGTGGAGATCACCACGGCGTCGCCCCTCTGCTTCGACCCGTACCGCATCAACCGCGAGACGGGAAGCTTCGTCCTGATCGACCCCTTCACCCACGCCACCGTGGGCGCGGGGATGATCCGCGCCGGGGTGCGCTCGGCGGAAGAGGAGCGGACGGAGGCTTCGCCCAACGTGGCCTGGGAGGGGTGGAACATCTCCCGCGCGGAGCGCGAGCGCCGCAACGGGCACCGCGCCGCGGTGGTCTGGCTGACGGGCCTTCCCGGGGCGGGGAAGACCACCGCAGCCCGCGCGCTGGAGCGCGACCTGTTCGGCATGGGGTGCTCCACGATGCTCCTGGACGGCGACCAGCTCCGGCACGGGCTCACCGGCGACCTCGGCTTCAGCGCCGAGGACCGGCGCGAGAACGTGCGGCGCGTGGGCGAGGTGGCGAGCCTCTTCTTCCAGCAGGGCTCCATCGTCCTCTGCTCGCTGGTCTCCCCCTTTCGCGCCGACCGCGACCGGGTGCGCGCCATGCTTCCCGAAGGGTCGTTCCTGGAGGTGCACGTGGAGTGCGACCTGGACGAGTGCCGCCGCCGCGATCCCAAGGGCCTCTACGCGCGCGCCGAGCGGGGCGAGATCCCCGAGCTGACGGGGGTGTCGTCGCCGTACGAGGCGCCGGAGAGTCCCGAGCTGGTCCTGCGCACCGACCGCGAGAGCGCCGAAGCATCGGCCGCGCGGCTGCTGCAGCTCCTGCGCGAGCGCGGCGTCCTGGGAGAGACCCATGGGCGGTGA
- the cysD gene encoding sulfate adenylyltransferase subunit CysD gives MTPAPEAEALAPAADVPRLHRPSHLDALESEAVYVLREAAAEFERPVLLFSGGKDSTVLVRLARKAFWPGPIPFPLLHVDTGHNFPEALEFRDLLARETGVELIVRTVQDSIDRGRCVDETGPGASRNSLQSVTLLDAIAELKADAALGGARRDEEKARAKERFFSHRDRFGQWNPQYQRPEIWSLFNAHRHPGEHFRVFPLSNWTEMDIWRYIARERIELPSLYFAHRREVVARSGQLLARTPWVPLLPGERFEERQVRFRTVGDATCTGAMESAASTVDEVIAEIAGLRVGERGGRADDHRSEAALEDRKRQGYF, from the coding sequence ATGACACCCGCCCCGGAAGCCGAAGCGCTCGCGCCCGCCGCGGACGTGCCGCGCCTTCACCGCCCCAGCCACCTGGACGCGCTGGAGTCCGAGGCCGTCTACGTGCTGCGCGAGGCGGCCGCCGAGTTCGAGCGCCCCGTCCTCCTCTTCTCCGGCGGCAAGGACTCCACGGTTCTGGTGCGGCTGGCGCGGAAGGCGTTCTGGCCCGGCCCCATTCCGTTCCCCCTCCTGCACGTGGACACGGGTCACAACTTCCCGGAGGCGCTGGAGTTCCGCGACCTGCTGGCGCGCGAAACGGGGGTGGAGCTGATCGTCCGCACCGTGCAGGACTCCATCGACCGCGGCCGCTGCGTGGACGAGACGGGGCCGGGGGCCAGCCGCAACTCGCTGCAGAGCGTCACGCTGCTGGACGCCATCGCCGAGCTGAAGGCGGACGCGGCGCTGGGCGGCGCGCGGCGCGACGAGGAGAAGGCGCGGGCCAAGGAACGCTTCTTCTCCCACCGCGACCGCTTCGGGCAGTGGAACCCGCAGTACCAGCGCCCGGAGATCTGGAGCCTGTTCAACGCGCACCGGCACCCGGGGGAGCACTTCCGCGTCTTTCCGCTCAGCAACTGGACCGAGATGGACATCTGGCGGTACATTGCGCGCGAGCGGATCGAGCTTCCCTCGCTCTACTTCGCCCACCGGCGCGAGGTGGTGGCGCGCAGCGGGCAGCTTCTCGCGCGCACGCCGTGGGTGCCGCTGCTGCCGGGGGAGCGCTTCGAGGAGCGGCAGGTGCGCTTCCGCACCGTAGGGGACGCCACATGCACCGGCGCCATGGAATCCGCCGCATCCACCGTGGACGAGGTGATCGCCGAGATCGCGGGGCTGCGCGTGGGAGAGCGGGGCGGGCGCGCGGACGACCACCGCTCCGAAGCGGCCCTCGAAGACCGCAAGCGCCAGGGGTACTTCTGA
- a CDS encoding putative capsular polysaccharide synthesis family protein — translation MMTEPIGTPAAGIRGALAEGLQRLADRVGREPILDDLHLVHTIPKTGTFTLLEFIQNLGMRAEIRGTNHQLGLQRSRESWDRDRRTRSFLATAAFERGQVNERWAVYRHLRGSAPAAGCIPPRKVHVISSTREPVGRRLSGAFFRSRKNAEPTSMEGALGRLLAEKPTRDGLMGGARWWELDAWFDANVKATMGIDIFAEPFDQARGWQIYEGEEARLLLIRQESFARLPEAMSAFYGLRVRAAAIPHANSGEQHAYRGSYREAKAKIRVPAPVLDTVYSARYTRHFYSPDEIRGFKERWSEPAP, via the coding sequence ATGATGACCGAACCGATCGGGACGCCGGCAGCCGGCATTCGCGGCGCGCTGGCCGAAGGGCTGCAGCGGCTGGCGGACCGGGTTGGAAGGGAGCCGATTCTGGACGACCTGCACCTGGTGCACACCATCCCCAAGACCGGCACCTTCACCCTGCTGGAGTTCATCCAGAACCTGGGGATGCGGGCGGAGATCCGCGGGACGAACCACCAGCTCGGCCTGCAGCGCTCCAGGGAATCGTGGGACCGCGACCGGAGAACGCGCAGCTTTCTGGCCACCGCCGCGTTCGAGCGCGGGCAGGTGAACGAGCGCTGGGCGGTGTACCGGCACCTGCGGGGCAGCGCGCCCGCGGCCGGCTGCATTCCGCCCCGCAAAGTCCACGTGATCTCGTCCACGCGCGAACCGGTGGGGCGGCGCCTGTCGGGAGCATTCTTCCGCTCGCGCAAGAACGCCGAGCCCACCAGCATGGAGGGCGCGCTGGGGCGGCTCCTGGCGGAAAAACCGACCCGGGACGGACTGATGGGCGGCGCCCGCTGGTGGGAGCTCGACGCCTGGTTCGACGCGAACGTGAAGGCGACCATGGGGATCGACATCTTCGCCGAGCCTTTCGACCAGGCGCGCGGCTGGCAGATCTACGAGGGGGAAGAGGCGCGCCTCCTGCTGATCCGGCAGGAGAGCTTCGCCCGGCTTCCCGAGGCGATGAGCGCCTTCTACGGGCTCCGCGTGCGCGCCGCCGCCATCCCGCACGCCAACTCCGGCGAGCAGCACGCCTATCGCGGCAGCTACCGCGAGGCCAAGGCGAAGATCCGGGTTCCGGCCCCGGTGCTGGACACGGTGTACTCGGCCCGCTACACGCGCCACTTCTATTCGCCGGACGAGATCCGCGGCTTCAAGGAGCGGTGGAGCGAGCCTGCACCGTGA
- a CDS encoding putative capsular polysaccharide synthesis family protein: MMSLVRRAARRARRVPRGLVLRAARAGIRVLSGPDEARPPMIEDLHLVLSPNRVGSNTLWNVLRQLPVEGAFHKAHSVCGPELPGWEECPFPKWELVRMNESDGKTWERVLLHRRLMARAAVAGGRPPRKIRVMSAVREPVAQWISALFYSAQRYPEVLDPASLTVEKVTRYLTGELHIVYPWLEGGEWWEHDAWIHRELGDRMGFSVFRTPFDRERGWQVYEGRDARLLIIRQESMGRIQEAVGEFYGLPAASVPTVRENDSGSFPYHEQYLGVRGKIRLPEPLLDRIYSTELVRHFYTPAEIAGFKARWSGRSA, translated from the coding sequence ATGATGAGCCTTGTGCGCCGTGCCGCACGCCGGGCGCGCCGGGTGCCGCGGGGGCTGGTCCTCCGCGCCGCGCGCGCCGGAATCCGCGTTCTCTCCGGCCCAGACGAGGCGCGGCCGCCGATGATCGAGGACCTTCACCTGGTGCTCTCGCCGAACCGGGTGGGCTCCAACACCCTGTGGAACGTTCTGCGGCAGCTCCCCGTGGAAGGCGCGTTCCACAAGGCGCACTCGGTGTGCGGTCCCGAGCTGCCGGGGTGGGAGGAGTGCCCCTTCCCCAAGTGGGAGCTGGTGCGGATGAACGAGTCGGACGGCAAGACGTGGGAGCGGGTGCTGCTTCATCGCCGCCTCATGGCCCGCGCCGCCGTCGCCGGAGGCAGGCCCCCGCGCAAGATCCGCGTGATGAGCGCGGTGCGCGAGCCGGTGGCGCAGTGGATCTCCGCGCTCTTCTACTCCGCGCAACGCTACCCCGAGGTGCTGGATCCCGCCTCGCTCACGGTGGAAAAGGTGACACGCTACCTCACCGGCGAGCTTCACATCGTCTATCCCTGGCTGGAGGGCGGCGAGTGGTGGGAGCACGACGCGTGGATCCACCGCGAGCTGGGGGACCGTATGGGGTTCAGCGTGTTTCGCACTCCCTTCGACCGGGAGCGGGGCTGGCAAGTCTACGAAGGACGCGATGCGCGGTTGCTGATCATCCGTCAGGAAAGCATGGGGCGCATCCAGGAAGCCGTCGGCGAGTTCTACGGGCTCCCCGCGGCCAGCGTGCCGACGGTGCGGGAGAACGACAGCGGCAGCTTCCCCTACCACGAGCAGTACCTCGGCGTCCGCGGCAAGATCCGGCTCCCCGAGCCGCTCCTGGACCGCATCTATTCGACGGAGCTGGTGCGGCACTTCTACACGCCCGCCGAGATCGCGGGGTTCAAAGCACGGTGGAGCGGGCGCAGTGCCTGA
- a CDS encoding putative capsular polysaccharide synthesis family protein, giving the protein MIESSDARRPATVRVRGALAERLRRLAALARGEPMLEDLHLVLTIPKTGTYTLLELVQSLGLTADVRGTNHQLCSRRPAESWERDPRARAFMVNAAWERGRVNERWAIHHHLRRRAPAAGCVPPRKVHVISATREPVSQRLSGAFFSARENREPMDARSALARLMERKPLESGWLSGARWWELDAWFDRNVKETLGIDVFAEPFDRERGWQIYEGEDARLLLIRQESFASLPEAVSAFYGLPAPAAIPHANAGEHHAYRGSYREAREKMRVPASLLDTVYSARYARHFYSDTELQAFRRRWEER; this is encoded by the coding sequence ATGATCGAATCGAGCGACGCGCGGCGGCCCGCCACGGTCCGAGTCCGCGGCGCCCTGGCAGAGCGGCTGCGGCGCCTGGCCGCGCTGGCGAGGGGCGAGCCGATGCTGGAGGACCTGCACCTGGTCCTCACCATCCCCAAGACCGGCACCTACACGCTGCTGGAGCTCGTCCAGAGCCTGGGGCTGACGGCGGACGTCCGCGGCACAAACCACCAGCTCTGCTCGCGCCGCCCGGCGGAAAGCTGGGAGCGCGACCCGCGTGCGCGCGCCTTCATGGTGAACGCGGCGTGGGAGCGCGGCCGGGTGAACGAGCGCTGGGCGATCCACCACCACCTGCGGCGGAGGGCCCCCGCGGCCGGCTGCGTTCCGCCCCGCAAGGTCCACGTGATCTCCGCCACGCGCGAGCCGGTGAGCCAGCGCCTGTCGGGAGCGTTCTTCAGCGCGCGCGAGAACCGGGAGCCCATGGACGCAAGGTCGGCTCTGGCGCGGCTCATGGAGCGGAAGCCGCTGGAGTCGGGGTGGCTGAGCGGCGCCCGCTGGTGGGAGCTCGACGCCTGGTTCGACCGGAACGTGAAGGAGACGCTGGGGATCGACGTCTTCGCCGAGCCGTTCGACCGGGAGCGCGGGTGGCAGATCTACGAGGGCGAAGACGCGCGGCTCCTGCTGATCCGGCAGGAGAGCTTCGCCAGCCTCCCGGAGGCGGTGAGCGCCTTCTACGGGCTCCCGGCGCCCGCCGCCATTCCGCACGCCAACGCCGGCGAGCATCACGCCTATCGCGGCAGCTACCGCGAGGCCCGGGAGAAGATGCGCGTGCCGGCATCGCTCCTGGACACGGTGTACTCGGCCCGCTACGCGCGCCACTTCTATTCCGATACCGAATTGCAGGCGTTCAGACGCCGCTGGGAGGAGCGATGA
- a CDS encoding ABC transporter ATP-binding protein: protein MSEPAIQVEDLGKVYPSPATPGGWIARLAGTQPRPEPRWALRGVGFTVMPGESLGILGHNGAGKSTLLKILARVTRPTTGRFQLRGRLAALLELQAGFNAEWTGRENVYGKGATMRAGRAEIRRRFDEIVAFAELEDSIDLPIRSYSSGMRTRLALSTVLHLESEILIVDEALAGGDHHFQQRCRRRLADIRDRGTALLLVSHRASTVAACCQRAITLDGGIVVAEGTVEEALNAYHLRRPDPSSARGRGRRGLGAPEPRTPHRSAPRIDGSAPVRIGGLRVCGEDGRTAAVAGVGSTVGIEITYDVPAGGAEVVAALWFHDDTGTSAFFVAEDGADWRGRTRQSGTYRSTAWLPPHLLAPGRLRVGARLWARPGGAGPESGRIVELHPSEGVGFEVLEGPVPAGGFPEPLAGVVRPSVPWTTRFQPPETSAATPGERPSPDGRAAAYPGRE, encoded by the coding sequence GTGTCTGAGCCGGCCATCCAGGTGGAGGATCTGGGCAAGGTGTACCCCAGCCCGGCGACGCCCGGCGGCTGGATCGCCCGGCTCGCGGGGACGCAGCCGCGCCCGGAGCCGCGTTGGGCGCTGCGCGGCGTCGGCTTCACGGTGATGCCCGGCGAGTCGCTGGGGATCCTGGGGCACAACGGCGCGGGGAAGAGCACCCTTCTCAAGATCCTGGCGCGCGTGACGCGGCCGACCACCGGACGCTTCCAGCTCCGCGGGCGGCTCGCGGCGCTCCTGGAGCTGCAGGCCGGTTTCAACGCGGAGTGGACGGGGCGCGAGAACGTCTACGGCAAGGGTGCCACCATGCGTGCCGGTCGGGCCGAGATCCGGCGCCGCTTCGACGAGATCGTCGCCTTCGCGGAGCTGGAGGACTCGATCGACCTCCCCATCCGGAGCTATTCCAGCGGGATGCGCACGCGGCTGGCGCTGTCCACCGTGCTCCACCTGGAGTCGGAGATCCTGATCGTGGACGAGGCGCTCGCTGGCGGGGACCACCATTTCCAGCAGCGGTGCCGCCGCCGGCTCGCCGACATCCGGGACCGCGGGACCGCGCTCCTGCTCGTCTCGCACCGCGCTTCCACGGTGGCGGCGTGCTGCCAGCGCGCCATCACCCTGGACGGCGGCATCGTGGTGGCGGAGGGGACGGTGGAGGAGGCGCTCAACGCCTACCACCTGCGCCGCCCCGATCCCTCTTCTGCCCGCGGACGAGGCCGGCGCGGGCTGGGTGCCCCGGAGCCGCGCACCCCGCACCGCTCGGCGCCACGCATCGATGGCTCGGCACCGGTGCGGATCGGCGGGCTGCGCGTGTGCGGCGAGGACGGGCGGACGGCCGCGGTGGCGGGGGTGGGCTCCACGGTGGGCATCGAGATCACCTACGACGTGCCGGCGGGCGGCGCGGAGGTGGTGGCGGCGCTCTGGTTCCACGACGATACGGGGACGTCCGCCTTCTTCGTGGCGGAAGACGGCGCGGATTGGCGCGGCCGGACGCGCCAATCCGGCACGTACCGCTCCACCGCCTGGCTCCCGCCCCACCTCCTGGCACCCGGACGGCTGCGGGTGGGCGCGCGTTTGTGGGCCCGCCCGGGCGGCGCGGGGCCGGAGTCCGGAAGAATTGTCGAGCTGCACCCGAGCGAAGGGGTGGGCTTCGAGGTCCTGGAGGGGCCCGTGCCCGCCGGCGGCTTCCCCGAGCCGCTGGCGGGCGTAGTGCGGCCCTCGGTGCCGTGGACCACCCGCTTCCAGCCGCCGGAGACCAGTGCGGCCACACCCGGCGAGCGCCCGTCCCCGGACGGGCGCGCTGCCGCGTACCCGGGGCGGGAGTGA
- a CDS encoding ABC transporter permease, giving the protein MLVSVDAAQPRPAITLPDRACIRELWEWRGLWLTFLRRDLRLRYRRSVLAFAWLVLQPLAGMVVFAAVFGRIGRIGADGVPYRLFVLVGLTFWIFVRGALTASAGSVVAQSSLVTRVYFPRLLLPLSAIAGRLIDFALGLGVVLAVLAVSGRLPGRGIWLAVPALAVALVLVTGLAMAAAAANVRFRQVGAGVPAVMQLWMFLSPVIYPASLVPVEWRGWYRLNPMVGILEAFRAAMLGQPAALGELAYPALAAVAIFTVGFSIFRWMEDEFADRL; this is encoded by the coding sequence ATGCTGGTCTCGGTTGACGCGGCCCAGCCCCGCCCGGCGATCACCCTGCCGGATCGGGCGTGCATTCGCGAGCTGTGGGAGTGGCGCGGGCTGTGGCTCACCTTCCTGCGCCGCGACCTGCGGCTGCGCTACCGGCGCAGCGTGCTGGCGTTCGCGTGGCTGGTGCTGCAGCCGCTCGCCGGAATGGTGGTGTTCGCGGCCGTCTTCGGGCGCATCGGCCGCATCGGCGCAGACGGGGTGCCGTACCGCCTCTTCGTCCTCGTCGGGCTGACGTTCTGGATCTTTGTGCGGGGCGCGCTCACCGCGAGCGCCGGGAGTGTGGTGGCGCAGAGCAGCCTGGTGACCCGGGTGTACTTTCCGCGGCTCCTGCTTCCCCTTTCGGCGATCGCGGGGCGGCTGATCGATTTCGCGCTGGGGCTGGGCGTGGTGCTGGCGGTGCTCGCCGTCTCGGGCCGGCTGCCGGGGCGGGGGATCTGGCTGGCCGTGCCCGCGCTCGCGGTGGCGCTCGTGCTGGTGACTGGGCTCGCGATGGCGGCGGCCGCCGCGAACGTGCGCTTCCGGCAGGTGGGCGCGGGGGTTCCCGCGGTCATGCAGCTCTGGATGTTCCTGTCGCCCGTCATCTACCCGGCTTCGCTGGTCCCGGTGGAGTGGCGGGGATGGTACCGACTCAACCCCATGGTGGGGATACTGGAGGCGTTCCGCGCCGCGATGCTGGGCCAGCCGGCCGCCCTGGGCGAGCTCGCCTACCCGGCGCTGGCCGCGGTCGCGATCTTTACGGTGGGGTTCTCGATCTTCCGCTGGATGGAAGACGAGTTCGCGGACCGCCTGTGA